Genomic segment of Staphylococcus muscae:
GTCTTCAATATAGTCTTTACCGTATAACGTATGAGATGTTGGTCCCATAATGACATTTGATTTTTCACGGTGAATATTCACCTTTACACTTGTAACAGCTGGGAATTTCTCTGTTAATGTGTCGATAATTGTTTGTGCATGTGGCAACTGTTTACCGTTCACGACAAAAATCACCATCACTTCATTTGTGAAATGACCAATACGGATCACAACATGACGTAGTATGCCTTTATGACGTTGTTCATTGTACGTTGGAATGTTATATGTTTGTACCCACTGTTTAATCTCACGCATGATGTCATTTTGAATATCATCTTGAATCAGACATGTGTCCATATCAATAATGTCATGGCTGCGTTGACGATAGAAGCCCATTTGAACATGCCCATCTTTTGTCGTACCGACCGGGATTTGAGTTTTATTACGATAATGCCATGGATTTTCCATACCAACAGTAGGATGTATCGGGACGTCTGTCATTTTACCTTTACGATGGAAAAGATTAACCACTTGATCTCGTTTCATGTTGAGTTGTGCATCATAAGACAGATGTTGCAACTGACAGCCACCGCACTTGTCATAATAGACACATGGCGGTTGAACACGTTCATCACTTTCTTCTAAAATATCAATAAGTTTTCCAAAGCCAAAATTTTTATTGACTTTGATCACTTTATAGCGGATTTTTTCATTTGTTAAGGCATGTGGGACAAAGATTGGATAGCGATCTACTTTCACAACACCCTGACCTTCATGTGTTAAATCCACGACATGCCCTTCATATATTTCATTTTTTTCAACGATTGCCAAAATATTTCACTCTCTTCATACAATAGTTAGCAGAAAAAGGGAGTGGGACAGAAACCTTTGTCACTATAAGAGATTTCGTTGTCTCACTCCGGCAAGGGTGACTAGAAGTGAAAAGTCTTTATGAACGCATTTTCACTTCAGACACCTACTGGCATTGCACTTATTTCAGCATCACTTTTAGCTAAATTCATGTTTTATCCCATTTCTTTTTCATACATGAGATTTCAATGTCTCTCTATTCAAATAAATCATCTGTGTTCTTAGGTTCTTCAATCAGTAATTCATTATCTACATTTGCAGGAGAAAACACTTCAATATGTCTTACTAAATTTAAAAAGTTAGCTGGCAACTGTCCGCCGTATTCCCCATCAACGTTCAGTGGCATCTCTGCTAAAGATGAGATATTAACCGATTGCGCCTTGATATAGTGCACTTTTGGATGTTTCGTATGTTCGCCACGAGAAGCTAATGTCATAATATGTCCCAATTCAGCTAAACTTGCTTTTTCAACGATTAATAATGTAAACATACCATCATCGAGCTTCGCATCAGGAACGAGCTTCTCAAAGCCTGCCATCGAATTCGTCAAGCCGAGTAAAAATAATGTAATCTCACCTTCAAAGACTTCACCATCATATTCAATGCGCACATCAACTGGGTGCATTTGTGGTAACATCTCAAAACCTTTAATATAATATGCAAACGGCCCGACTATCGTCTTTAACTTGCTCGGCGCTTCATATGAGACTTCTGTAATCTTACCCCCAGCAGCAACATTGATAAAATATCGGTTGTTCATCTTTCCGATATCTACTTGTATTGTTTTGCCGTCTAAAATCACATCAACTGCTTCAAAAATATCTGTTGGCAAATGTAATGCACGTCCGTAGTCATTAACTGTTCCCATTGGGATTAAGCCTAATTTTGGGCGATTGGGCTTTTCAGCAATCCCATTGATGACTTCATTGAGCGTTCCATCTCCACCTGCTGCAACTATCAAATCATACTGTTCATTAATGGCGCGCGCAGCTTCTTCAGTCGCATCTCCTGCTTTTTGAGTTGCATATGCGCTGGTCTCAAAGCCTGCTTGTTCAAATTTCACCAATACATCAGGTAGCGCACGTTTAAAGAGCTCTTTCCCAGATGTTGGATTGTATATAATCCTCGCACGTTTTCTCATTCATATCCCTCAATCATTTTTGATATACTCATTGTTAATATTAAAACAATCTGTGATTGAAAGAAAGCCAAAACATTCAATATTGAACAGAATTCTTAAGTTTTGTCACTTATTAAACACAGTTGAAAACACACTGTCAATCGCATACATATACGATTGACAGTGTGTTTTTTTGGCATCGATTATTGTTTATCAAGTTCTTGTTTCAATAATTTATTCGCAAGTTGTGGGTTCGCTTGACCTTT
This window contains:
- the rlmD gene encoding 23S rRNA (uracil(1939)-C(5))-methyltransferase RlmD, whose translation is MAIVEKNEIYEGHVVDLTHEGQGVVKVDRYPIFVPHALTNEKIRYKVIKVNKNFGFGKLIDILEESDERVQPPCVYYDKCGGCQLQHLSYDAQLNMKRDQVVNLFHRKGKMTDVPIHPTVGMENPWHYRNKTQIPVGTTKDGHVQMGFYRQRSHDIIDMDTCLIQDDIQNDIMREIKQWVQTYNIPTYNEQRHKGILRHVVIRIGHFTNEVMVIFVVNGKQLPHAQTIIDTLTEKFPAVTSVKVNIHREKSNVIMGPTSHTLYGKDYIEDTLNDIHFEISDLSFYQINVTQTQKLYKLAVDYAQLTGDEVVLDAYCGIGTIALSMADKAKHVYGVEVVPEAIEDAKRNAQNNHYNNTTFVAGPAEKVILDWQREGIQPDVVTVDPPRKGCDPTFIETLKSLAPERIVYVSCNPSTQLRDVELLKDQYQIKEITPVDMFPHTTHVETVALLERKS
- a CDS encoding diacylglycerol kinase, producing MRKRARIIYNPTSGKELFKRALPDVLVKFEQAGFETSAYATQKAGDATEEAARAINEQYDLIVAAGGDGTLNEVINGIAEKPNRPKLGLIPMGTVNDYGRALHLPTDIFEAVDVILDGKTIQVDIGKMNNRYFINVAAGGKITEVSYEAPSKLKTIVGPFAYYIKGFEMLPQMHPVDVRIEYDGEVFEGEITLFLLGLTNSMAGFEKLVPDAKLDDGMFTLLIVEKASLAELGHIMTLASRGEHTKHPKVHYIKAQSVNISSLAEMPLNVDGEYGGQLPANFLNLVRHIEVFSPANVDNELLIEEPKNTDDLFE